In the Drosophila gunungcola strain Sukarami unplaced genomic scaffold, Dgunungcola_SK_2 000001F, whole genome shotgun sequence genome, one interval contains:
- the LOC128261505 gene encoding protein rhomboid produces MSAQLEGNNASENNNNSVKDVRLLLLPETSSVGNPTSVISRTQLQKIFIDDLTRPGDVGNVRRKRVWRVPWFILLMCLMQISLHSIANECMQKRLIFKPEWSGECWRLLTYMLLHSDYWHLTLNICLQCFIGICLEVEQGHCRLAVVYIVGGGAGSLANAWLQPHLLLMGASAGVYAMLGSHVPHLVLNFSQLSHRFARIAALLILFLSDVGFTIYHFRHNHNRNPRISLEAHIGGGVAGILCGFIVYRRARQSSQKAIYF; encoded by the exons ATGTCTGCCCAATTGGAGGGTAACAATGCCagtgaaaataataacaatagcGTCAAGGATGTCAGACTCCTGCTGCTGCCAGAGACTTCATCGGTTGGCAATCCGACAAGTGTCATTTCCCGCACTCAATTGCAGAAGATTTTCATTGATGACCTGACACGGCCTGGAGATGTGGGGAATGTGAGGAGGAAACGTGTGTGGCGGGTGCCCTGGTTTATTTTGCTGATGTGTTTAATGCAG ATATCATTGCATTCGATTGCTAATGAGTGCATGCAAAAAAGACTGATCTTTAAGCCGGAGTGGAGCGGGGAGTGCTGGCGATTACTGACCTATATGCTGCTCCACTCCGATTATTGGCATCTGACCCTCAACATTTGTCTACAG TGCTTTATAGGTATCTGTCTGGAAGTGGAGCAGGGTCACTGTCGCCTGGCCGTGGTCTATATAGTGGGAGGCGGTGCCGGTTCGTTGGCCAACGCCTGGCTGCAGCCCCATCTCCTCCTGATGGGGGCCTCCGCCGGGGTCTACGCCATGCTGGGAAGTCATGTGCCGCACCTGGTTCTG AACTTTTCGCAGTTGTCGCACCGCTTCGCCCGCATCGCCGCCCTCTTGATCTTGTTCCTCAGCGATGTGGGCTTCACAATATACCACTTTCGCCACAATCACAATCGCAATCCGCGTATCAGTCTGGAGGCCCATATTGGTGGAGGCGTGGCCGGAATTCTGTGCGGTTTCATCGTCTACCGACGCGCCCGACAATCATCTCAAAAGGCCATTTACTTTTAg
- the LOC128261495 gene encoding gustatory and pheromone receptor 33a: MIQIINWFSMVIGLIPLNRQQSETNFIVDYAMMYIVPVLYIACYLLINLSHVFGLCFLDACNSVCKLSNHLFMHLGAFLYLTITLMSLYRRKDFFLQFDERLNVIDADVQKCQRLAEMNKVKVTAVKHSVIYHFTWLFLFCVFTFALYYDVRSLYLTFGHFAFIPFMVSSFPYLAGSIIQGEFIYHVSVISQRFEQINTLFEKINQEARHRHAPLTVFDIESEGKKERKTITPITSMDGRTKFGIEHKLAGEMKRQVGQQKNDDDKMDTSNDEDEDDFDYDNATIAENTGTTSEANLPDLFKLHDKILSLSVITNGEFGPQCVPYMAACFVVSIFGIFLETKVNFIVGGKSRLLDYMTYLYVIWSFTTMVVAYIVLRLCCNANNHSKQSAMIVHEIMQKKPAFMLSNDLFYNKMKSFTLQFLHWEGFFQFNGIGLFALDYTFIFSTVSAATSYLIVLLQFDMTAILRNEGLMS, encoded by the exons ATgattcaaattataaattggtTTTCAATG GTCATAGGCCTCATACCACTGAATCGCCAGCAATCGGAAACCAACTTTATTGTCGATTATGCCATGATGTATATTGTGCCTGTTTTGTATATAGCCTGTTACCTTCTGATTAACCTGAGTCATGTTTTTGGGCTATGTTTTTTGGACGCGTGCAATAGTGTTTGCAAATTGAGCAACCACCTCTTCATGCACTTGGGAGCCTTCCTATATCTCACAATTACCCTGATGAGCCTTTATCGACGCAAGGACTTTTTCCTGCAGTTTGACGAGCGATTGAACGTCATCGACGCTGATGTCCAGAAATGTCAGCGGCTGGCGGAAATGAACAAGGTCAAGGTCACCGCGGTGAAGCACAGTGTGATCTACCACTTCACCTGGCTGTTCCTGTTCTGCGTTTTTACCTTTGCCTTGTACTATGACGTTAGATCCCTGTATCT CACCTTTGGCCACTTTGCCTTTATTCCGTTCATGGTGTCCAGTTTCCCGTACTTGGCCGGCAGCATCATCCAGGGCGAGTTCATCTATCATGTGTCGGTCATTTCGCAGCGCTTCGAGCAGATTAACACGCTGTTCGAGAAGATTAACCAGGAGGCGCGCCATCGCCACGCCCCCCTCACCGTGTTCGATATCGAGAGCGAGGGCAAAAAGGAGCGGAAGACCATAACGCCGATTACGTCCATGGACGGCAGGACGAAATTTGGCATTGAGCACAAGTTGGCCGGCGAAATGAAACGCCAAGTGGGCCAACAAAAGAACGATGACGACAAAATGGACACCAGCaacgacgaggacgaggatgaTTTTGATTATGACAATGCCACCATCGCCGAAAATACAGG aaCTACCTCGGAGGCCAATTTACCAGATCTCTTCAAGCTGCACGACAAAATCCTGTCGCTCAGCGTAATTACAAATGGCGAGTTTGGTCCACAGTGCGTACCCTATATGGCGGCCTGTTTTGTCGTGAgcatttttgggatttttctGGAGACCAAGGTCAACTTTATAGTCGGCGGAAAGAGTCGGCTGCTCGATTACATGACCTATTTGTATGTGATTTGGAGCTTTACGACCATGGTTGTTGCATATATTGTGCTTCGACTGTGCTGCAATGCCAATAATCACTCGAAACAATCGGCGATGATAGTCCACGAAATAATGCAGAAGAAACCGGCCTTTATGCTGAGCAACGATCTCTTCtacaacaaaatgaaatcGTTCACACTTCAGTTTCTTCACTGGGAGGGCTTTTTCCAGTTCAATGGCATAGGATTGTTTGCCCTGGACtacacttttattttctcg ACTGTAAGTGCAGCCACATCCTATTTGATTGTCTTGCTGCAATTTGACATGACTGCAATTTTGCGCAACGAGGGCCTGATGTCGTAA